A part of Synchiropus splendidus isolate RoL2022-P1 chromosome 19, RoL_Sspl_1.0, whole genome shotgun sequence genomic DNA contains:
- the zgc:55558 gene encoding GTPase KRas, giving the protein MTEYKLVVVGAGGVGKSALTIQLIQNHFVDEYDPTIEDSYRKQVVIDGETCLLDILDTAGQEEYSAMRDQYMRTGEGFLCVFAINNIKSFEDVHLYREQINRVKDSESVPMVLVGNKSDLSTRSVETKQAQELARRYGVPFVETSAKTRQGVEEAFYSLVREIRRYKETNRSNKKSKKNTQRRCTLL; this is encoded by the exons ATGACCGAGTACAAGCTTGTGGTGGTCGGAGCTGGTGGCGTGGGGAAGAGTGCGCTCACCATCCAGCTGATCCAGAACCACTTTGTGGATGAATATGATCCCACCATTGAG GACTCGTACAGAAAGCAGGTGGTGATCGACGGGGAGACGTGTCTGCTGGACATCCTAGACACAGCAGGTCAAGAGGAGTACAGCGCCATGAGGGACCAGTACATGAGGACGGGGGAAGGCTTCCTCTGCGTGTTTGCCATCAACAACATCAAGTCCTTTGAAGACGTTCACCTCTACAG AGAGCAGATCAACAGGGTGAAGGACAGTGAAAGTGTTCCCATGGTTCTGGTCGGGAACAAGAGTGACTTGAGCACTCGCTCGGTGGAGACGAAACAAGCTCAGGAGCTGGCCCGGCGTTACGGGGTGCCGTTTGTGGAAACCTCGGCCAAAACCAGAcag GGAGTGGAGGAGGCGTTTTATTCTCTAGTGCGGGAGATCAGGAGATACAAGGAGACCAACCGCAGCAATAAGAAGAGCAAGAAGAACACGCAGAGGCGCTGCACGCTACTATAA
- the pold1 gene encoding DNA polymerase delta catalytic subunit, protein MDFKRRNGGPHLGGQSQAKKGKMAGDWEDGPSHFEEELSMFDDADMEAEGMEGQAGHDVIPVGELFSADLNPRWRRPAAQTLDSSTETLVFQQIDLDYYLGSSVAGMPGQLQGKVPIIRMFGVTDSGNSVCCHIHGFAPYFYIPAPNGFTANDLGDFKRELNSVVLKDMRSNKDDISVTVLAVDITRKENMYGYHGKRVMDFLRITMAMPRLIAPAKRLLEQGFKFGQFPIQSYQSFEANIDFEIRFMVDADVVGCCWIELPKGKYMVREEKSSGGSDSRNPGKVSLCQYEVDVGWTDMISHQAEGDWQRIAPLRVLSFDIECAGRKGIFPEADKDPVIQIASMVQRQGETEPFIRTVFTLQSCASIVGSQILCFTQEKQMLQSWAEFLRTVDPDIITGYNIQNFDFPYLLNRAAALKVNLFPYLGRVRGIKSVLKDLNFQSKQMGRRENKTINMEGRVQFDLLQVLLRDYKLRSYTLNAVSFHFLQEQKEDVQHSIITDLQNGNEQTRRRLAVYCLKDAYLPLRLLQKLMCVINYMEMARVTGVPLTYLLSRGQQIKVVSQLLRQAAKQDLVMPVVKSQGGEDYTGATVIEPEKGYYSVPIATLDFSSLYPSIMMAHNLCYTTLLSKNSIDKLGLSTEDFIRTPTGDLFVKSSVRKGLLPEILENLLSARKRAKAELKKETDPFKKQVLDGRQLALKISANSVYGFTGAQVGKLPCLEISQSVTGFGRQMIERTKQLVESKYTLANGYQGDAKVIYGDTDSVMVKLGVSTVTDAMTIGREAAEWVSSHFVSPIKLEFEKVYYPYLLINKKRYAGLYFSSNANTHDKMDCKGIETVRRDNCPLVANLINTCLQRILIDRDPQGAVDHAKEVISDLLCNRIDISQLVITKELTRTAQEYAGKQAHVELAERMKKRDAGSAPNLGDRVPYVIIQAAKGVAAYMKSEDPIYVLENNIPIDTQYYLDQQLSKPLLRIFEPILGESKAESVLLKGDHTRCKTVLTSKVGGLMAFAQKRSTCIGCKAVLKTESAVCDFCKKKESELYQKEIFHLSTLEERFARLWTQCQRCQGSLHEDVLCTSRDCPIFYMRKKVQKDLDDQSKLVSRFGW, encoded by the exons ATGGATTTTAAGAGGCGGAACGGCGGCCCCCACCTGGGTGGACAATCTCAGGCGAAGAAGGGCAAGATGGCTGGTGACTGGGAGGACGGTCCGTCGCACTTTGAGGAGGAGCTGTCTATGTTTGATGATGCCGACATGGAGGCTGAAGGGATGGAGGGCCAGGCGGGTCATGATGTGATTCCAGTCG GTGAACTCTTCTCAGCCGACCTGAACCCACGCTGGCGACGACCTGCAGCCCAAACACTCGACTCCTCCACAGAAACTCTGGTGTTTCAACAGATAGACCTTGACTACTATTTAG GATCGTCGGTCGCTGGCATGCCGGGACAGCTGCAGGGAAAAGTTCCGATCATACGAATGTTTGGCGTCACCGACAGCGGCAACAGTGTGTGCTGTCACATCCACGGCTTTGCACCTTACTTCTACATCCCTGCGCCGAACG GGTTTACAGCTAATGATTTGGGCGACTTTAAGAGAGAGCTGAACTCCGTCGTCCTCAAAGACATGCGCTCCAATAAAGACGACATTTCCGTCACAGTGTTGGCTGTGGACATCACACGTAAAGAAA ATATGTATGGTTACCATGGCAAACGTGTGATGGACTTCTTGAGGATCACCATGGCAATGCCTCGACTCATCGCGCCTGCCAAACGCCTGCTGGAACAAGGATTCAAGTTCGGCCAGTTCCCCATCCAGAGTTATCAGTCCTTTGAGGCCAACATTGACTTTGAAATCAG GTTCATGGTGGATGCTGACGTGGTGGGCTGCTGCTGGATAGAACTCCCTAAAGGAAAGTACATGGTACGAGAAGAGAAGAGCAGTGGAGGCTCGGATTCTCGGAATCCAGGCAAG GTGTCCTTGTGTCAGTACGAGGTGGATGTGGGGTGGACTGACATGATCAGTCACCAGGCTGAGGGAGACTGGCAGAGGATCGCCCCTCTGAGAGTCCTCAGCTTCGATATTGAGTGTGCGGGAAGAAAAG GAATCTTCCCAGAGGCCGATAAGGACCCGGTGATCCAGATTGCGTCGATGGTGCAGCGGCAGGGTGAGACGGAACCATTCATCCGCACAGTCTTCACCCTGCAGTCCTGCGCCAGCATTGTGGGCTCCCAGATCTTGTGCTTCACTCAGGAGAAGCAGATGCTCCAG AGTTGGGCCGAGTTTTTGAGGACGGTGGACCCCGACATCATCACCGGGTACAACATCCAAAACTTCGACTTCCCGTACTTGCTCAACAGAGCGGCTGCTTTGAAG GTGAACCTGTTCCCCTATCTGGGCCGGGTCCGAGGGATCAAGTCTGTGCTGAAGGATCTGAACTTCCAGAGCAAGCAGATGGGCCGCAGAGAGAACAAGACCATCAACATGGAGGGACGGGTCCAGTTCgacctgctgcag GTTCTGCTCCGTGACTACAAGTTGCGCTCATACACTCTCAACGCTGTGAGTTTCCACTTCCTGCAAGAGCAGAAGGAGGACGTCCAGCACTCCATCATCACTGATCTCCAG aATGGGAACGAGCAGACGCGGCGGCGCCTGGCCGTGTACTGCCTGAAGGACGCCTACCTGCCGCTGCGGCTGCTGCAGAAGCTGATGTGCGTCATCAACTACATGGAGATGGCCAGAGTGACGGGCGTGCCCCTCACCTACCTGCTCTCCAGGGGGCAGCAGATCAAGGTCGTCTCCCAGCTGCTGAGACAG GCGGCCAAGCAGGACCTGGTCATGCCGGTCGTGAAGTCTCAAGGAGGCGAGGACTACACCGGGGCTACCGTCATCGAGCCAGAGAAAGG TTACTACAGCGTCCCCATTGCCACTCTGGATTTCTCCTCCTTGTACCCGTCCATCATGATGGCGCACAATCTTTGCTACACCACGCTGCTCTCCAAAAACTCTATCGACAAACTGGG GCTTTCAACAGAAGACTTCATCAGGACTCCCACTGGTGATCTGTTTGTGAAAAGCTCTGTGCGCAAAGGTCTCCTGCCCGAGATCCTGGAGAACCTGCTGTCCGCCCGAAAGAG AGCTAAAGCCGAGCTGAAGAAGGAGACCGACCCGTTCAAGAAGCAGGTGCTGGACGGTCGACAGCTGGCGCTCAAAATCAGCGCCAACTCGGTCTACGGTTTCACGGGAGCGCAGGTGGGCAAGCTGCCCTGCCTGGAGATCTCGCAG AGCGTCACTGGCTTCGGGAGGCAGATGATTGAAAGAACCAAGCAGCTTGTGGAATCCAAGTACACCCTTGCTAACGGTTACCAAGGTGACGCCAAG GTTATTTATGGCGACACCGATTCCGTCATGGTGAAGCTCGGGGTCTCCACGGTGACGGACGCCATGACGATCGGGAGGGAGGCGGCTGAGTGGGTGTCGTCCCATTTCGTCTCACCCATTAAACTGGAGTTCGAGAAG GTCTACTACCCGTACCTGCTGATCAACAAGAAGCGCTACGCTGGACTTTACTTCTCCTCCAACGCCAACACACACGACAAGATGGACTGCAAAGGCATCGAAACTGTCCGCAGAGACaactgccccctggtggccaaCTTGATCAACACCTGTCTACAGAGGATTTTGATTGACAG GGACCCTCAGGGGGCCGTGGATCATGCCAAAGAGGTGATCTCCGACCTGCTGTGTAATCGCATCGACATCAGCCAGCTGGTCATCACCAAGGAGCTGACGCGCACTGCTCAAGAGTACGCCGGCAAGCAGGCTCACGTGGAGCTGGCAGAGAG gatgaagaagagagacGCAGGCAGCGCCCCCAACCTGGGAGACAGGGTCCCTTACGTCATCATCCAGGCGGCCAAGGGCGTGGCAGCCTACATGAAGTCGGAG gaCCCCATCTACGTGCTGGAGAACAACATTCCCATCGACACACAGTACTACCTGGACCAGCAGCTGTCCAAACCTCTGCTGAGAATATTTGAGCCCATTCTCGGGGAGAGCAAAGCCGAGAGCGTCCTCCTCA AGGGCGACCACACCCGCTGCAAGACCGTGCTGACATCCAAGGTGGGCGGCCTCATGGCCTTCGCTCAGAAGAGGAGCACGTGTATCGGCTGCAAAGCAGTTCTCAAGACAGAAT CTGCTGTGTGCGACTTCTGCAAGAAGAAGGAGTCAGAACTTTACCAGAAAGAG ATCTTCCACCTGAGCACCCTGGAGGAGCGCTTCGCTCGGCTCTGGACTCAGTGTCAGCGATGTCAGGGGTCCCTCCACGAGGACGTCCTCTGCACCAG TCGAGACTGTCCCATCTTCTACATGAGGAAGAAGGTTCAGAAGGACCTGGATGACCAGAGCAAACTGGTTTCTCGATTCGGTTGGTGA
- the gys1 gene encoding glycogen [starch] synthase, muscle, with the protein MPLARSLSVTSLSGLEEWDEEFDLEDAVLFEIAWEVANKVGGIYTVIQTKARLTAEEWGENYFLVGPYVESNVRTQVELIEPSDPALKRTIDKMNSSGCKVYFGRWLIEGSPYVILIDVAFTAWSLDTWKSELWDLCDIGVPWFDREANDAVLFGFLTAWLLGEYAAQCEEPPHIVAQFHEWLAGLGLVLCRQRQLPVATIFTTHATLLGRYLCAGNVDFYNNLAEFNVDKEAGDRQIYHRYCLERAAAHCAHVFTTVSQITAIEAEHLLKRKPDIVTPNGLNVKKFSAVHEFQNLHAQSKHRIQEFVRGHFYGHLDFNLDKCLFLFIAGRYEFSNKGADIFLEALARLNYLLRVNNSDVTVIAFFIMPARTNNFNVETLKGQAVRKQLWDTAQTVKERFGKKLYESLLVGQLPDVSKILDKEDFTIMKRAIFATQRQSQPPICTHNMLEDSSDPILSSVRRIGLFNSSSDRVKIIFHPEFLSSTSPLLPMDYEEFVRGCHLGVFPSYYEPWGYTPAECTVMGIPSISTNLSGFGCFMEEHIADPSAYGIYILDRRFRGVDESCNQLTSFLFQFCKQSRRQRIIQRNRTERLSDLLDWRYLGRYYVSARHMALAKAFPDTYMYVPQEPTSTSGFRYPRPASVPPSPALSRLSSPHHSENENEDEDDEDERYDEDEEAEKDRINIRQPQSLPYKNKLSAASSVNGSSNGEVSDKN; encoded by the exons atgcCGCTGGCTCGCAGCCTGTCCGTCACGTCCCTGTCAGGACTGGAGGAGTGGGACGAGGAGTTTGATCTGGAGGATGCTGTTCTCTTTGAGATCGCATGGGAGGTCGCCAACAAAG TTGGAGGCATCTACACCGTCATCCAGACCAAAGCCCGCCTGACCGCGGAGGAATGGGGGGAGAACTATTTCCTGGTGGGTCCGTATGTGGAGAGCAACGTGCGCACACAGGTGGAGCTGATCGAGCCCTCTGACCCTGCACTGAAGAGGACCATCGACAAGATGAACTCCAGCGGGTGCAAG GTCTATTTTGGGCGCTGGCTGATCGAGGGAAGCCCCTATGTGATCTTGATCGACGTGGCCTTCACCGCCTGGTCCCTGGACACGTGGAAGAGCGAACTGTGGGACCTCTGTGACATCGGTGTGCCGTGGTTCGACCGCGAGGCCAACGACGCCGTGCTTTTTGGCTTCCTGACAGCCTGGCTCCTGGGGGAG TATGCGGCGCAGTGCGAGGAGCCGCCGCACATCGTGGCTCAGTTCCACGAGTGGCTGGCGGGTCTCGGCCTGGTGTTGTGTCGGCAGAGGCAGCTGCCGGTGGCAACCATCTTCACCACTCACGCCACGCTGTTGGGCCGGTATCTGTGTGCTGGAAACGTGGACTTCTACAACAACCTTGCTGAG TTCAATGTAGACAAGGAAGCAGGCGACAGGCAGATCTACCACCGCTACTGTTTAGAGCGGGCGGCGGCGCACTGCGCGCACGTCTTCACCACTGTGTCACAGATCACCGCTATCGAGGCGGAGCATCTGCTGAAGAGAAAACCTG ACATCGTCACTCCAAATGGCCTTAACGTGAAGAAGTTTTCAGCCGTCCACGAGTTCCAAAACCTCCACGCTCAGAGCAAGCACCGCATTCAGGAGTTCGTGAGGGGTCACTTCTATGG aCACCTTGATTTCAACCTGGACAAGTGTCTGTTCCTCTTCATTGCTGGACGTTACGAGTTCTCCAACAAGGGCGCCGATATTTTCCTGGAGGCATTGGCGCGACTCAACTACCTCCTGAGG GTGAACAACAGCGACGTGACCGTCATCGCCTTCTTCATCATGCCGGCGCGGACCAACAACTTTAACGTGGAGACACTGAAGGGTCAGGCGGTCAGGAAGCAGCTCTG GGACACTGCACAAACGGTGAAGGAGCGGTTTGGAAAGAAGCTCTATGAGTCACTCCTCGT CGGACAGCTGCCGGACGTATCGAAGATACTGGACAAAGAGGACTTCACCATCATGAAGCGCGCCATCTTTGCCACGCAGAGACAGTCTCAGCCTCCCATCTGCACCCACAACATGCTGGAGGACAGCTCCGACCCCATCCTCAGCAGCGTCCGCCGCATTGGCCTTTTCAACAGCTCCTCTGACCGCGTCAAG ATCATtttccaccccgagttcctctcGTCCACGTCTCCTCTGCTGCCCATGGACTACGAGGAGTTTGTCAGAGGCTGCCACCTGGGCGTCTTCCCCTCCTACTATGAGCCCTGGGGCTACACCCCAG CGGAGTGCACGGTGATGGGCATCCCATCCATCTCAACCAACCTATCAGGCTTCGGCTGCTTCATGGAGGAACACATCGCTGACCCATCTGCCTACG GCATTTACATTCTGGACCGACGGTTCCGTGGCGTGGACGAGTCGTGCAACCAGCTCACCTCCTTCCTGTTCCAGTTCTGTAAGCAAAGCCGACGGCAGCGGATCATCCAGAGGAACCGCACTGAGCGTCTCAGTGACCTTTTGGACTGGAGATACCTGGGCAGG TACTATGTGTCGGCCCGACACATGGCGCTGGCTAAGGCCTTTCCTGACACCTACATGTATGTGCCCCAGGAGCCCACCTCG ACTTCAGGCTTCCGCTACCCTCGTCCCGCCTCGGTGCCGCCGTCCCCGGCCCTGTCTCGCCTCTCCTCGCCGCACCACAGCGAGAACGAGAACGAGGACGAAGACGACGAGGACGAGCGCTACGATGAAGACGAGGAGGCGGAGAAGGACCGGATAAACATCCGCCAGCCACAGAGTCTTCCGTACAAAAACAAGCTGTCTGCCGCCTCCAGTGTGAACGGCAGCAGCAACGGCGAAGTCAGCGACAAAAACTGA